Genomic window (Drosophila ananassae strain 14024-0371.13 chromosome 3L, ASM1763931v2, whole genome shotgun sequence):
GCTAATGTCCAAGTTGCTCAAATCAtctaaaattataaatgaaGTTTATAATTGGAGTATGCCAAATACAATATTATGGAATATTACCTTCAATATGCTCTTGAATTTCCTGGAAGCATAGTTCCTGCTTATCGGCATATAAACCCATGTTCATGAGACCAAAGATTAAACCAATCGAGGTGGTGTCATATCCTTCAAACATCAGAGTGTCCACCTCTTCACAAATACCAGTGTGATCGATTAGGCCATCTTTCTCAGCACAAATCAGAGTGTCCAGCATGGCGAAACGCTTTTTCTTTCCGGCATACCTTTCAACGACATAAGAATAAATGAGAGAGCTCTAGGTCACTAATCTAAGCTGTACTTACAAGTCCTCATCAGCCGTCTGAGTTTCCTTCCTACTCTCGAGCTCATCTTCCAGCAAGACCCTTCTCTTGGCAATGATTTCACTGGAAAATCCGTGAACCACGTCCAGGGCCGAGGCATAATCCTTGGCAGCGAATAAGTTGAACAAGGTGTCGCCCCAGTAGAGAGGATTACTTAATCGCCGAATAAAACACTCTTCGATACTGGCGAAATTCTCCCGATAACGGTCGCCTTTCTCAGCCATTTCGTCCAGCTTAACGCCCATGGCCGTCTCTGATTAATTAAATGgttaattattaaaatctaATGAAGATTAGATAACTCTCTTACCACAAATGCTGTTAAGGGTAAACCTTGGAATGACATCGTTTAGACTGATGATGGTTTCATCTTGACCTTTGAACTGTTGCAGGAATTTCTGGCTCTCAGTTCTAAATAAATgttcataaaatattaattatacatattttaataaattatattccaGCTCACTTGAAAATCTCCTGAAACTGTcccaaaatattgaaatgaaAAGTGGGTGTAAGCATCTTGCGACGAGCATGCCATTTCTTGCCTAAAATAAagttgttaaatatttaaaaatatctaaCTTTAAATCTGAAATCCCACCTGTCGATGTCAAGAGTCCAGTCCTCAGAAATGGATGCAGAAAGTTGTATACCAGACCCTTGGTTATCAGGTTCTGATTGTTTAGAACTATATCGGCGCTGTCGGCGTCAATAAGGTTGTAAATCGGAGTCCCCATTCCATATTCCACATAGCTCTGGCCCAGTTTGGATCGCTGACGGGACATGTTGAAGACCCCAGCTAAGTGaaccaaaaattaaatgacCCGATAGCGATAAGGTTCATAAATCCAAAGGTAGCCCCCCATTACTCACCGTGGTCTTTGCCGTACAAGTCGAAGCTGTTGCCGAAAATAGTTACACCCTTGGGCAGGGCCACCAAGCTGGACAGAGGCTGGCCGTCCTTGGTGCGCACCCTCTTGGCGAAGAAGGACATAACGTAGTAGTCCTTGTTGAGTCTATAAAGCCAGTGCACAAGGGCACTCACGGCTATAACCAGCCATAGAACAAGCATCGTTGCACAACCGTAACCGACCAATCTTCTCACAACACTGATCAATGTGTGGGCTTGTTTTTTCATATCAGACCGaataattatatatacataagtCTGTTATGCCAACAACTATAAGCAAGTAAATACAGTCAACACTGATTAGATTGCACCGACTATAGCCCCACGCTCGACTAACTATGAATTCTACACAAATTCAACaggttttgttttgatttctcGGTTATGAGAGTTACATATTGGTTTGTTAGCTCTGTAAACCGGTTCATcaaaaaatagttttgtttgtttatatattggttttattataaatagaATGATGAAAACAAATGTTTGTCCAAACGACACTGTATTACGattacaaaacaaacaatcttTTTGCAAGGCATCATGACTTTCAGTTTGAGAAACCTACATACTTATATGTACTAGCTTTTAAGTCTTCTCACGATGACACTTTCCTTTTCACAAACTTAACTTTTATTTCGTTCTGAGTGCGCAGTGTGATTCCCGTTTGAAAGACAATGGATTTCGGATCGATAACCGGCAGAATCTTGAATTTTTTGAGAATGACCACTAAGAGGGTTTTCATCTCTTGCATGGCATATTTTTGACCTATCCAATAACAAAGCTTTATAATCTCTAAAGTGTTCATTTCTGTGAGATTTTTCCTTACCCAAGCAATTCCTTTGTCCGGCGCTAAATGGAATATAGGCGTAAGGGTGCCGtttctggcagttgtctgggAGAAACCGTTCCGGTCGAAATTCCTCCGGCTCATCCCAGTATTTAGGATTCCGATGGATATCGAAGACATGTATATTAATTTGAGAGCATTTCGGGAGAATCAAGCCATTGGGGAGCTCTGTTTCCTGGACAGCCTGCCGTGCCAACATGGGAACGGCAGGATATAGTCTCatagtttcttttaaaaagtATTCCAGGTGTTTCAGTTTACTCAACTGGTTCAGGTTAAGGTTGCTCAAGTCGTCTGCAAAGGATAGCCAAGGACTGTAAGGGACTATTCTCCCATTATGTATTTACGCACCTTCAATGTGTTCTTGGATCTCCTGGTAGCAGAGTTCCTGCTCCTCCCCATAAATGGACATGTTCATCAAGCCAAAAGTAAGTCCCACTGCCGTGGTGTCATGCCCTTCAGCCACTAGAGTGTCCACCTCCTCACAAATGCCACTGTGATCGATTAGGCCATCTTTTTCAGCGCAAATCAAGGTATCCAACATGGCAAAAGGTTTTCCTCTCGGAACGCATCTATTTAAATGGttttggaaatatttatttagaatttaGGAAAAGGAAAAGTATGTACTTACAAATCATCATCGGCAGTTTGAGTAGCTCTTCTGTATTCTAATTCAGTTTCT
Coding sequences:
- the LOC6494679 gene encoding cytochrome P450 4p1; this translates as MLVLWLVIAVSALVHWLYRLNKDYYVMSFFAKRVRTKDGQPLSSLVALPKGVTIFGNSFDLYGKDHAGVFNMSRQRSKLGQSYVEYGMGTPIYNLIDADSADIVLNNQNLITKGLVYNFLHPFLRTGLLTSTGKKWHARRKMLTPTFHFNILGQFQEIFKTESQKFLQQFKGQDETIISLNDVIPRFTLNSICETAMGVKLDEMAEKGDRYRENFASIEECFIRRLSNPLYWGDTLFNLFAAKDYASALDVVHGFSSEIIAKRRVLLEDELESRKETQTADEDLYAGKKKRFAMLDTLICAEKDGLIDHTGICEEVDTLMFEGYDTTSIGLIFGLMNMGLYADKQELCFQEIQEHIEDDLSNLDISQLNKLKYLDYFVKETMRLYPSVPIMGRATVQETELSNGLILPKATQITIHVFDIHRNPKFWDSPEEFKPERFSPENSQNRHTYAYIPFSAGQRNCIGQKYAMQEMKTLLVAVLKQFKILPVTDPESIVFTTGITLRTKNKIQVKLQRRK